The region GTCTACTTGTCCTCATCGCGATTTTTGCACCAAGTGATGCAACTTCACCTGCAGCAGCGGACACAGGTATTCAGTTTGTTGATGTAACACAGGCGGCGGGTATCCACTGGAAGCACACAGATGGACGAAGTGGACGGAAATATTTTATGGAGACGCTCGGTTCGGGTGCCGCTTTTTTTGATTATGATGCTGATGGTGATGCCGATTTGTATTTCGTTGACGGCGCGCCACTCCCCGGATATGTCCCTCCAGAAATTCCAACCAATCGACTCTATCGCAATAACGGTGATGCCACCTTTACGGATGTTACCAAAATAGCCGGAGTCGGAGATACCGGTTACGGACACGGATGTGCTGTCGGCGATTACAATAACGATAGTCACCTGGATCTCTATGTCACGAACTACGGCATGAATCGGCTCTATCGCAACAACGGGGACGGCACGTTCACGGAGGTCGCCGAAACCGCAGGCGTGACCGAGCCGCGTTGGAGTACCAGTTGTGCATTCGCTGATTATGACCGTGATGGCAACCTTGATCTCTACGTCGTCAACTACATCGTTTTTGATATCGCCGAGAATCCATGGTGTGGACTGAAAGAGAAGGGGATTCGTGCCTATTGTGAACCCGATAATTTCCCTGCCCAATCCGATACGCTTTATCGCAATAATGGTGATGGCACGTTTACTGACGTTACCAAATCTGTCGGAATTTACAATACGACTGGCAAGGGGTTAGGCGTTGTCTGGGGCGACTATGATAACGACGGGGCACTTGATATTTACGTCGCAAATGATTCTACAGAGAACCTTTTCTACCGCAATAACGGTGATGGCACTTTTGAGGAGATCGGTTTCATGGTGGGTATTGC is a window of Candidatus Poribacteria bacterium DNA encoding:
- a CDS encoding CRTAC1 family protein → MKRQNKGINICLLVLIAIFAPSDATSPAAADTGIQFVDVTQAAGIHWKHTDGRSGRKYFMETLGSGAAFFDYDADGDADLYFVDGAPLPGYVPPEIPTNRLYRNNGDATFTDVTKIAGVGDTGYGHGCAVGDYNNDSHLDLYVTNYGMNRLYRNNGDGTFTEVAETAGVTEPRWSTSCAFADYDRDGNLDLYVVNYIVFDIAENPWCGLKEKGIRAYCEPDNFPAQSDTLYRNNGDGTFTDVTKSVGIYNTTGKGLGVVWGDYDNDGALDIYVANDSTENLFYRNNGDGTFEEIGFMVGIALSEDGAPENGMGTAFGDWNNDGWFDLTVTNYADQTNTLYRNDADGFFTDATTTTKTAQITYPYLGWATAFIDYDNDGYQDLFVANGHLHENLAELGQEGTYGQRNLLFKNNRDGTFTEASEALGTGMKLEDVSRGATFADYDLDGDIDIVVTNSNAPPRLLRNDGGNRKNYLQIRLIAANGSTDAIGTRVKVTTGELTQVREVQSGDGYLSQRDLTLHFGIGDYEHVDSVVVRWQNGVEQLISGVAANQILLLEESGDE